The DNA window TGAGGTCGGGCACATCATGGGTCTCGTCAACGTGGGAACACCGATGGTTACACCGCACGAGGACTCGGCCCACAAAGGGCACAGCATTAGCAAACAATCTGTGATGTATTGGGAAGTCGATTCGACCCGTCTCCTCACCGCTTTTGGGCTCGATGATATTCCTGACGATTTCGACCAAAACGACAAAGCAGACCTCTGCGGCGTTAGTGGCAGATGCCCATAGGCCGGATTCCTTGGTGCGCGAAGCACGCGGGCCAGATGCCGAATACGGATGTCGACATCTCGCACCGAGCGCCGCGATTCAAGGTGGGTTTTCTCCTGAAAACGCCGCCTGAAAAGTGCTCAGTTCCGCCGAAGTAAAAATGCCCACCCCCCGCTTGCCCGGCCAATGGCCGAGGCGAGAGGATGATTGGGTTCGAGGTGTGGATAATGATTCGGCAACTGAGAGAACAAGGAATGAGCATAAGCGCGATCGCGCGCGAACTGAACATCAACCGCAGGACCGTCCGCAGGGCCCTCCGAATGGAAAGGCCTCCAGAATACGAGCGAGCCCAACAAAGGTCGAGCCCGTTGGAGCCTTTCAAATCCCACATTCGGGAACGCCTCAAAGAGTACGACTTGAGCGCAATCCGCTTGCTCGACGAGATCCGGCAGAAGGGCTACGAAGGCGGATACACGACGGTCAAACAATTCGTGGCCAGCGTGAAAGACCACCAGGTGCTCAAGGCCGTGGTCCGGTTCGAGACGCAACCAGGGGGGCAGGGTCAGGTTGACTGGGCCGAGTTCGGCCGAGTCACAATCGACGGCGTCGAACACAAGCTCAGCGTGTTCAGCTTCGTCCTCGGGTACAGTCGCATGAAGTACGTCGAGTTCGTCATCGACACCACGACGCCCAGCCTCATCCAGTGCCACCTCAACGCGTTCCAGTACTTCGGTGGCTACACGAGAGAAATCCTGTACGACAACATGAAGCAGATCATCCTCGAACGACGCGAGCGACCCGACCAGATCAAGTGGACGCCGCTCTTCGAAGACTTCGCCAAGCACCACGAGTTCCTGC is part of the Euryarchaeota archaeon genome and encodes:
- a CDS encoding IS21 family transposase → MSISAIARELNINRRTVRRALRMERPPEYERAQQRSSPLEPFKSHIRERLKEYDLSAIRLLDEIRQKGYEGGYTTVKQFVASVKDHQVLKAVVRFETQPGGQGQVDWAEFGRVTIDGVEHKLSVFSFVLGYSRMKYVEFVIDTTTPSLIQCHLNAFQYFGGYTREILYDNMKQIILERRERPDQIKWTPLFEDFAKHHEFLPRLCKPYHAWTKGKVENSVKFIRGNFFEGRVFTSLQDLNAQAIAWCDVVNKRVHGTTGVPPVERFAHENLVPLAGKPAYVITQTFYRKVSRECYVSYLGNRYSVPWRYATREAVLRIKQGRILVEIAGTLAAEHDVHLGSGNVTRQSEHFAGLLKATRDRIAQPNRVHDWTNVPNVEQRALSEYDRVLEDFPGA